From Nonlabens sp. Ci31, the proteins below share one genomic window:
- a CDS encoding glycosyltransferase family 2 protein, with the protein MQQIKISLIICTYMRPQPLSRLLESVLLQTQVPDEVLIIDGSTNELTKNAITQFQLKRNKEVTAGFSTLDSLRYFQVPAAHRGLTKQRNYGIDRVSEEMEVVAFLDDDTILEPSYFQELLATYHTYPDAVGVGGYITNEVSWEPSPIEDKNDLNYFYYDGYRRKESSRYMLRRKLGLAQKTPPAVYPAFGHGRSISFLPPSGKIYQVEQLMGGVSSFPLAILKQHQFSEYFEGYGLYEDADFTLRLSKIGNLYVNTAASLEHHHDAAGRPNQYSYGKMVVRNGWYVWRVKHPHPSFKNKWKWYQITLLLAAIRFLNIFTTSERKEAFTESMGRTMGILSLLFSKPR; encoded by the coding sequence ATGCAACAAATTAAAATTAGTCTTATCATTTGTACTTATATGCGTCCCCAACCTTTATCCAGGTTGTTGGAAAGCGTCCTGCTGCAAACTCAAGTGCCTGATGAGGTCTTGATTATTGATGGCAGTACCAATGAGTTGACCAAAAATGCCATCACTCAGTTTCAACTAAAAAGAAACAAGGAGGTTACAGCAGGATTTTCAACCTTAGATTCGCTCCGCTATTTCCAAGTACCAGCAGCACATCGCGGCTTGACCAAACAACGCAATTACGGAATCGACAGAGTAAGTGAAGAAATGGAGGTGGTTGCTTTTCTTGATGATGATACAATTTTAGAGCCTTCTTATTTTCAAGAGCTATTAGCCACCTACCATACGTATCCAGATGCCGTAGGAGTCGGCGGTTACATTACTAATGAAGTTTCTTGGGAACCTTCACCAATAGAAGATAAAAACGATCTGAATTATTTCTACTATGACGGTTACAGGCGTAAAGAAAGCAGTCGCTATATGCTAAGAAGAAAATTAGGTCTGGCACAAAAAACACCTCCAGCCGTATATCCAGCATTTGGACATGGCAGGTCCATCAGTTTTTTGCCACCATCTGGAAAGATATATCAAGTAGAGCAGTTGATGGGTGGCGTCTCTAGTTTTCCATTAGCTATCTTAAAGCAGCATCAATTCTCTGAATACTTTGAAGGATATGGGCTCTATGAAGATGCAGATTTTACATTGAGGCTTTCTAAAATAGGGAACTTATATGTAAATACAGCAGCAAGCCTAGAGCACCATCACGATGCAGCAGGAAGGCCTAATCAATACAGTTATGGAAAAATGGTGGTGCGCAACGGCTGGTATGTCTGGCGTGTAAAACATCCCCACCCGTCTTTTAAAAATAAATGGAAATGGTATCAAATCACCTTATTGCTCGCTGCTATTAGATTTCTCAATATCTTTACCACTAGCGAACGCAAAGAAGCATTTACAGAATCTATGGGTAGAACCATGGGGATATTGAGCTTGTTATTCTCTAAACCTAGGTAA